A genomic stretch from Lysobacter ciconiae includes:
- a CDS encoding mercuric reductase: MNDPDHGNALLPAELDRHEEERLGNVRPPGWCNPRPTGRYDLAILGGGTAGLTAAAEARSRGARVALIESGLLGGTCLNTGCVPSKSLVHSARTVDGWRDAAIHGNGPAAAERVDFASVMERMRATRARISRGDAAARLSAQGTDVFFGQARFTANDTLEVAGTPLQFSKALVATGAQPLIPSIPGLAECGFLTSDTVFELTALPPRILVIGGGPLGCEMAQALCRFGARTTIVQDWPLFLPREERDAAQILSGAFARDGLEVRLNTRVVDIRMDGERRIAELLSDDDRSTLEFDAILTGTGRSPRVEGMDLELAGIHYDGGRGIHVDDFLRTTNPNVFAAGDVCLEHRFNDAARASARLAVCNALDGAVQRLSELVIPWCTYTDPEIAHVGMYVRQARARDIGVRTFTVPMHTVDRAIIDGEDCGFVKIHVRDGTAEILGATIVARHAGEMINEITLAMVAKLGLDTLSRVIHPSPTQSEAIRMAADAFVRSQRGPAVTGKLRD, from the coding sequence ATGAACGATCCCGACCATGGCAACGCGCTGCTGCCTGCAGAGCTGGATCGGCATGAGGAAGAACGTCTGGGCAACGTGCGGCCGCCGGGCTGGTGCAATCCGCGACCGACCGGGCGGTACGACCTGGCGATCCTGGGAGGCGGGACGGCCGGGCTGACCGCTGCGGCCGAGGCACGCTCGCGCGGGGCGCGGGTCGCGCTGATCGAATCCGGGCTGCTCGGCGGCACCTGTCTCAACACCGGCTGCGTCCCGTCCAAGTCCTTGGTTCACAGCGCCAGGACCGTGGATGGGTGGCGCGACGCCGCCATACACGGCAACGGTCCTGCAGCGGCCGAGCGCGTCGACTTTGCCAGCGTGATGGAGCGCATGCGCGCCACCCGCGCGCGGATCAGCCGCGGTGACGCGGCGGCGCGTCTGTCGGCCCAGGGCACGGATGTCTTCTTCGGGCAGGCCCGGTTTACGGCCAACGACACGCTCGAGGTGGCGGGAACCCCATTGCAGTTTTCCAAGGCACTGGTGGCGACCGGTGCGCAGCCGCTTATTCCGTCGATTCCGGGGCTGGCCGAGTGCGGGTTCCTGACCAGTGACACCGTGTTCGAGCTGACTGCCCTGCCACCGCGCATCCTGGTCATCGGCGGCGGGCCGCTGGGCTGCGAGATGGCCCAGGCGCTGTGCCGCTTCGGCGCCCGCACCACCATCGTGCAGGACTGGCCGCTCTTCCTGCCGCGCGAAGAGCGCGACGCCGCACAGATCCTGTCGGGCGCCTTCGCGCGAGACGGCCTGGAAGTGCGCCTCAACACCCGCGTGGTGGATATCCGCATGGACGGCGAGCGCCGGATCGCCGAGCTGCTGAGCGACGACGACCGCAGCACCCTCGAGTTCGACGCGATTCTCACCGGCACGGGCCGTTCTCCCCGCGTGGAGGGTATGGATCTGGAGCTTGCGGGGATCCACTACGACGGCGGCCGGGGCATACACGTCGATGACTTCCTGCGCACCACCAACCCGAACGTTTTTGCCGCCGGCGACGTGTGTCTGGAGCACCGCTTCAACGACGCTGCGCGCGCATCGGCCAGGCTGGCGGTCTGCAACGCCCTGGACGGCGCTGTACAACGTCTCAGCGAGCTGGTGATTCCCTGGTGCACCTACACCGATCCGGAAATCGCCCACGTCGGCATGTACGTGCGCCAGGCCAGGGCCCGCGACATCGGTGTCCGCACGTTCACCGTCCCGATGCACACCGTCGACCGGGCGATCATCGACGGCGAGGACTGCGGCTTCGTCAAGATCCACGTGCGCGATGGCACCGCCGAGATCCTCGGGGCCACGATCGTCGCCCGCCACGCCGGCGAAATGATCAACGAGATCACCCTGGCGATGGTCGCCAAGCTGGGCCTGGATACGCTGTCACGAGTGATCCACCCTTCCCCCACCCAGTCCGAAGCCATCCGCATGGCCGCTGATGCGTTTGTGCGCAGCCAGCGTGGCCCGGCCGTCACGGGGAAATTGCGAGACTGA
- the gnd gene encoding phosphogluconate dehydrogenase (NAD(+)-dependent, decarboxylating), with the protein MKLGMIGLGRMGANMARRLIQGGHSIVGFDPDPDARKALESDGAQTADSLKALVESLPGPRNVWMMVPAGDITESTVGDLLALLDSGDTLIDGGNSNYKDTVRRAKSLAEHDMHYVDCGTSGGVWGLAEGYSLMIGGEPAPVEALRPVFETLAPATDQGWGHVGPPGAGHFTKMVHNGIEYGMMQAYAEGFAILQHKQEFSLDLHQVAEIWRNGSVVRSWLLDLTARALDENPTMDGIAPWVDDSGEGRWTVAEAIDLDVSAPVITLALLERLRSRDNDSYSDKLLAAMRNQFGGHAIKKE; encoded by the coding sequence ATGAAACTCGGCATGATCGGCCTGGGACGCATGGGCGCCAACATGGCCCGCCGCCTGATCCAGGGCGGCCACTCGATCGTTGGATTCGATCCGGACCCGGATGCCCGCAAGGCGCTGGAGAGCGACGGCGCGCAGACCGCGGACAGTCTCAAGGCGCTGGTCGAATCCCTGCCCGGTCCGCGCAACGTCTGGATGATGGTCCCCGCCGGCGACATTACCGAAAGTACGGTAGGTGATTTGCTGGCGCTGCTGGATTCTGGCGACACCCTCATCGACGGCGGCAACTCCAACTACAAGGACACCGTGCGGCGGGCCAAATCGCTGGCCGAGCACGACATGCATTACGTGGACTGCGGCACCAGCGGCGGTGTCTGGGGGCTGGCGGAAGGCTACAGCCTCATGATCGGCGGGGAACCGGCCCCGGTGGAGGCGCTGCGCCCGGTGTTCGAGACCCTCGCTCCGGCGACGGACCAGGGCTGGGGCCACGTCGGCCCACCCGGCGCCGGCCACTTCACCAAGATGGTCCACAACGGCATCGAATACGGAATGATGCAGGCCTACGCGGAAGGCTTCGCGATCCTTCAGCACAAGCAGGAATTCTCCTTGGACCTGCATCAGGTCGCCGAGATCTGGCGCAACGGCAGCGTGGTGCGCTCGTGGTTGCTGGACCTCACCGCCCGCGCCCTGGACGAAAACCCGACTATGGACGGGATCGCCCCGTGGGTGGACGACTCGGGCGAAGGCCGATGGACGGTGGCGGAGGCGATCGATCTGGACGTCTCTGCCCCGGTGATCACCTTGGCCTTGCTGGAGCGGCTGCGTTCGCGTGACAACGACTCCTACTCCGACAAGCTGCTGGCGGCGATGCGCAACCAATTCGGCGGGCACGCGATCAAGAAGGAGTGA